One region of Vibrio zhugei genomic DNA includes:
- a CDS encoding IucA/IucC family protein produces MTTHALHTYWSDANLKLVAKTLSEFAYEQAFQFAHDERGYTLQLDNGSHYSFQGERNIWGQIMIEPHSLRRDTQSAQNTEVTAALLMRDLQPLLGMSDEIFAEHLEDLNATLLSDCHIMARKAKLTLSEWATMPCEKQQTYFDGHPKFVFNKGRRGWGSDDIMRYAPEAEQPLQLMWVAVHHSILRQATNAEVSWDDLVNQSVTAADRETMDATLRQLELTVSDYRYIPVHPWQWHKKISVLFIRELACKQLVYLGQLGDWFLPQLSLRTLSNLSRPNHYDIKLPLTIMNTSCYRGIPGRYILAGPTASDWIDSVFKTDPLLRSKQAEVLQEPAAAFVGQADYQALNDAPYRYHELLGVIWRESAASKLADGEQAILMAALMEKDNHGNALIGEYIRRSGLSIEQWLTRLFDTVVIPYYHLLCRYGVSLIAHGQNVTLILENSIPKRILLKDFQGDMRLVDADYPEQATLAQSVKDVTVRLPEELIIHDLQTGHFVTTLRFISPLVAKLGVDEPHFYRLLAQCLQHYMDSMPDNQARFAKLNLLTPRILRLGLNLAKFRHYTDRSASRMLPSMDDYLDNPLVVAQTPTTSATSVS; encoded by the coding sequence ATGACCACACACGCATTACACACCTACTGGAGTGACGCTAATTTAAAATTAGTCGCCAAAACACTCAGCGAATTTGCTTACGAACAAGCGTTTCAATTTGCGCATGATGAGCGTGGCTATACGCTGCAATTAGACAATGGCAGCCATTACTCGTTTCAAGGAGAGCGCAACATTTGGGGGCAGATCATGATAGAGCCTCACTCGCTGAGACGGGATACCCAAAGTGCACAAAACACAGAAGTCACCGCGGCGCTCTTGATGCGTGATTTACAACCCTTGTTAGGCATGAGTGATGAAATCTTTGCTGAGCACCTAGAAGATCTCAACGCCACCTTGCTAAGCGACTGCCATATCATGGCACGCAAAGCCAAGCTCACTCTCAGTGAGTGGGCGACGATGCCGTGTGAAAAGCAGCAAACCTATTTCGATGGGCATCCTAAATTTGTCTTTAATAAAGGTCGGCGTGGCTGGGGCAGCGATGACATCATGCGTTACGCCCCCGAAGCAGAACAACCCTTACAACTCATGTGGGTGGCGGTGCACCATAGCATCTTGCGTCAAGCCACCAATGCGGAAGTCAGTTGGGATGATCTCGTCAATCAATCCGTCACCGCGGCCGACCGAGAGACAATGGACGCCACTCTGCGGCAACTGGAATTAACGGTCAGCGATTATCGCTATATTCCAGTGCATCCGTGGCAATGGCATAAGAAAATATCCGTGCTCTTTATCCGCGAGCTGGCATGCAAACAACTGGTGTATCTAGGCCAATTAGGGGATTGGTTTTTACCTCAATTGTCTTTGCGAACACTGAGTAATCTGTCTCGTCCTAACCATTATGACATTAAATTGCCGCTGACCATCATGAACACATCATGCTATCGCGGGATCCCGGGACGGTATATTTTAGCCGGCCCCACAGCGTCAGATTGGATTGACTCAGTCTTCAAAACCGATCCGTTATTGCGTAGCAAACAGGCTGAAGTGTTGCAAGAACCGGCCGCCGCCTTTGTCGGCCAAGCCGACTACCAAGCGCTCAATGACGCGCCGTATCGTTACCATGAACTGCTCGGTGTGATCTGGCGAGAATCGGCAGCATCGAAACTTGCCGATGGTGAGCAAGCCATCTTAATGGCCGCGTTAATGGAAAAAGATAACCACGGAAACGCCTTGATTGGTGAATACATTCGCCGCTCTGGCCTATCGATTGAGCAATGGTTAACGCGTTTATTCGACACGGTTGTGATCCCCTATTATCACTTACTATGTCGTTATGGTGTCTCGCTGATTGCTCACGGGCAAAACGTCACGCTGATATTGGAAAACAGCATTCCTAAACGCATCCTGCTTAAGGATTTCCAAGGGGATATGCGTCTCGTTGACGCCGATTATCCAGAGCAAGCGACCTTAGCCCAAAGTGTCAAAGACGTCACGGTACGTTTGCCCGAAGAGCTCATCATTCATGATTTACAGACTGGCCATTTTGTCACGACGTTACGCTTTATTTCACCGTTGGTGGCCAAGCTTGGTGTGGATGAACCGCACTTCTACCGCCTTCTCGCACAATGCCTACAGCACTACATGGACAGTATGCCAGACAACCAAGCGCGCTTTGCCAAGCTCAATTTATTGACACCGCGAATTTTGCGTCTCGGCTTAAATTTAGCCAAGTTCCGCCATTATACCGACCGCAGTGCATCGAGAATGCTGCCTAGTATGGATGATTACCTCGATAACCCCTTAGTGGTTGCCCAAACACCGACGACCTCAGCGACTTCTGTATCGTAG
- a CDS encoding rhamnogalacturonan lyase B N-terminal domain-containing protein: protein MMNIKERIHQWLVIAVGAILMSIGLPVYASFSLTSNANYYTVDTNAGVVFSIRRTDNGSSTQSPGDLASLKIHGVEYQEQSRGSQINSGFDWLYSNTSNVSVSAQQFGRDYIKITVTAGDLTHYYLARNGYPHIYMATYFTREPDVHGQVRYIARIKRHLLNNGPQASDISQTVSTVESGDIFALPNGETRSKHYSNQRAVDWQSIGATGNNVGIWFVRDNQEGGSGGPFYRSLLNQGGSTNQEITYIVNYAEAQTEAYRTGILNHYTMVVNNGQTPPPDSNIDTSWFANMGLKGYIAESRRGRVAAVSIRNMNNDYVYTVGFANSRAQYWTAVNPSSGYFSSDNMLPGTYQMTIYKNELAVETQTVSVSAGNTTILSSITINHDPGNDNVIWRIGKWDGSPQEFLNGRLVTSMHPSDPRMAPWDPSNFIVGTSNTQSFPAYIWKDINNGHVIYFKLNDAQRAAPHKVRIGITIAYANGRPKISMNNWTSSNPSPSTQPRTRSLTVGTYRGNNTMYEFNVPASAWADAGQWNRLEVNVISGSGLGGFLSAGVSIDSIDLVN from the coding sequence ATGATGAATATTAAGGAAAGGATCCATCAATGGCTTGTCATAGCAGTCGGGGCGATACTCATGAGTATTGGCCTGCCTGTCTATGCGAGTTTTTCATTAACATCCAATGCCAACTATTACACGGTCGATACCAACGCTGGCGTTGTGTTCAGTATTCGCCGTACTGATAATGGCAGTAGCACGCAATCGCCTGGTGATCTGGCGTCACTCAAAATCCATGGAGTGGAATATCAAGAACAAAGCCGTGGGTCGCAAATCAACTCAGGGTTTGACTGGCTTTATAGTAATACGTCGAATGTGAGCGTGAGTGCCCAGCAGTTCGGGCGTGATTACATCAAAATTACTGTGACCGCTGGGGATTTAACGCATTATTATCTGGCACGCAATGGCTACCCACACATTTATATGGCCACCTATTTTACAAGGGAGCCAGACGTGCATGGTCAAGTTCGCTATATTGCGCGAATTAAGCGCCATTTGCTCAATAATGGCCCACAAGCGTCGGATATTTCTCAAACCGTATCGACGGTTGAGTCTGGGGATATTTTTGCTCTGCCCAATGGTGAAACACGGTCTAAACATTATTCCAATCAACGAGCCGTCGATTGGCAATCCATTGGCGCGACTGGCAACAATGTTGGCATTTGGTTCGTTCGCGATAACCAAGAAGGTGGCTCCGGTGGGCCTTTTTATCGCAGCTTACTGAACCAAGGTGGCTCGACAAACCAAGAAATCACCTACATCGTCAATTATGCGGAAGCGCAAACAGAAGCGTATCGCACTGGCATCTTGAACCATTACACCATGGTGGTTAATAACGGGCAAACTCCGCCACCCGATAGCAATATCGATACCTCTTGGTTCGCGAATATGGGCTTGAAAGGGTATATTGCGGAGAGCCGCCGTGGCCGCGTGGCCGCTGTGTCAATTCGTAATATGAACAATGATTATGTCTATACGGTAGGGTTTGCAAACAGCCGAGCGCAATACTGGACAGCGGTGAATCCTTCAAGTGGGTATTTTAGCAGTGACAATATGTTACCGGGTACCTACCAGATGACCATTTATAAAAATGAGTTAGCGGTAGAGACTCAAACCGTGTCCGTGTCGGCGGGGAATACGACGATTTTAAGTTCCATCACGATCAATCATGATCCGGGCAACGATAATGTGATTTGGCGGATTGGCAAATGGGATGGCTCTCCACAAGAGTTTCTGAACGGTAGGCTAGTGACCTCAATGCATCCATCCGATCCAAGAATGGCACCATGGGATCCGAGTAACTTCATCGTCGGGACATCGAATACACAATCTTTTCCTGCCTATATCTGGAAAGATATTAACAATGGCCACGTTATTTATTTTAAATTGAATGATGCGCAACGGGCCGCGCCGCATAAGGTACGTATTGGTATTACTATTGCGTATGCGAATGGCCGTCCCAAAATCTCGATGAACAATTGGACATCCTCCAATCCGTCGCCCAGTACTCAACCACGGACGCGTTCTTTAACGGTAGGAACGTATCGCGGGAATAACACGATGTATGAGTTCAATGTGCCGGCGAGCGCTTGGGCGGATGCGGGGCAGTGGAATCGCCTTGAGGTGAACGTGATCAGTGGCTCAGGTCTGGGTGGGTTTTTATCTGCTGGGGTGAGTATTGATAGTATTGATTTGGTCAACTAG
- a CDS encoding GNAT family N-acetyltransferase: MSDFTTLIVHPDQSVSFKVPGHDPMTPETWHSIIHDLDQLFTCDPERQVVTLTHQDTPLSAVFAETLPLLDGQLSRQAFYQLPLVWHQHTPSSNYPLQRIQSNAQYRHHPLRPPMPQGYVYKRYDNEAAAEVSFRTINLEQDLARFTRWMNDPRVAEFWEQAWSEEALAAFLNERLADPHILPLIGEFNGQPFGYVEAYWVAEDRLSPYFDVQDFDRGIHLLVGESAFRGPTYFNAWIRAISHYLFIDDIRTQRIVLEPRADNQRLFNRIIPMGYRKQFEFNFPHKRSALLMLNRESFFTERWS; this comes from the coding sequence ATGTCTGATTTCACGACGCTGATTGTCCATCCAGATCAATCGGTCTCTTTCAAGGTTCCGGGTCATGACCCGATGACCCCAGAAACCTGGCACAGCATTATTCATGACTTAGATCAGCTGTTTACTTGCGATCCAGAGCGTCAAGTGGTCACGCTCACTCATCAAGACACGCCACTCTCTGCGGTTTTTGCAGAGACATTGCCTTTGTTGGATGGACAACTTTCTCGGCAGGCATTTTATCAATTGCCATTAGTATGGCATCAGCATACGCCCTCATCGAACTATCCATTACAGCGCATACAATCCAATGCACAGTATCGCCACCACCCCTTGCGTCCGCCAATGCCGCAAGGTTATGTCTATAAGCGTTACGACAATGAGGCCGCCGCGGAAGTGAGCTTTCGTACCATCAACTTAGAACAAGATTTAGCGCGTTTTACGCGCTGGATGAACGATCCTCGAGTGGCCGAGTTCTGGGAACAAGCGTGGAGCGAAGAAGCGCTGGCAGCCTTCCTGAATGAACGTTTAGCCGATCCACACATTCTTCCTCTCATCGGTGAGTTCAACGGACAACCGTTTGGTTACGTGGAAGCCTATTGGGTCGCAGAAGATCGCCTCAGTCCGTACTTTGATGTGCAGGATTTTGATCGTGGAATTCACCTTCTGGTCGGCGAGTCCGCTTTTCGTGGTCCCACCTACTTTAATGCGTGGATCCGCGCGATCAGTCACTATCTATTTATTGATGACATTCGCACACAACGCATAGTGCTCGAACCACGTGCAGACAATCAACGCCTATTCAATCGCATTATCCCAATGGGATACCGCAAGCAATTTGAATTTAATTTCCCTCATAAGCGCTCCGCGTTACTGATGCTCAATCGCGAGTCTTTCTTTACGGAGAGATGGTCATGA
- a CDS encoding lysine N(6)-hydroxylase/L-ornithine N(5)-oxygenase family protein: protein MKQTTDVELDLAGVGAGPFNLSVAALLSEMPTVRARFFESREAFVWHPGLLLDTANMQTMFLKDLVSAVRPENPYSFLSYLVKNKKFYRFLSAELSCISRQEFSDYLAWTAHQLPNIQFNSEIEHIEFTGDHFAIQTQQGQYRAKNLCLGVGKVPLIPDCAKPYISQRVFHASEIGLKDQDFTGKRVMIIGGGQSGADIFLNALQNQWGQPKSLDWVSRRANYQPLDEAAFTNEYFTPDYVEAFYHLDAQVKRHEIAQQKLTSDGITQQSLLEIYRALYHRFDVLKEEKWIRLLPHRTLTQLRQGTGSDAGYQLTVTNALSQQQETHAADVVILATGFVAPTPACLSDILPLLDLDENNRYTMDSNFELQWEGQATNKIFAVNAGLHSHGIAEPQLSLMAWRSAKIINALVSRDAFDLSTHQGMIEWLTHQPAMEPVSSPL from the coding sequence ATGAAACAAACTACTGATGTTGAATTGGACCTTGCAGGCGTTGGCGCTGGTCCATTCAATTTAAGTGTCGCCGCATTACTCTCCGAGATGCCAACCGTCCGTGCGCGATTTTTCGAAAGCCGTGAGGCATTTGTGTGGCACCCCGGCCTATTATTAGACACCGCCAACATGCAAACCATGTTTTTGAAAGATCTGGTGAGTGCCGTCCGTCCAGAAAACCCGTATTCATTTCTGTCTTACTTGGTCAAAAACAAGAAATTCTACCGCTTTCTCTCCGCGGAACTCTCTTGCATTAGTCGCCAAGAGTTTTCCGATTATCTCGCGTGGACAGCCCATCAGCTGCCCAACATTCAATTTAATTCAGAGATAGAGCATATTGAATTTACCGGCGATCACTTCGCCATACAGACTCAACAAGGACAATATCGCGCCAAAAATCTCTGTTTAGGCGTGGGCAAAGTTCCGCTCATTCCAGACTGTGCTAAGCCCTACATCAGCCAGCGCGTTTTCCATGCGTCAGAAATCGGCTTAAAAGATCAAGATTTTACGGGTAAGCGAGTCATGATCATTGGCGGTGGACAAAGCGGTGCGGACATTTTTCTCAACGCCTTACAAAATCAATGGGGCCAACCAAAGTCACTGGATTGGGTGTCCCGCCGAGCCAACTATCAACCCCTTGATGAGGCGGCGTTCACCAATGAATATTTCACGCCTGACTATGTAGAAGCGTTTTATCACTTGGATGCACAAGTCAAGCGTCACGAAATCGCTCAGCAAAAACTGACCTCTGATGGAATTACTCAACAATCCCTCTTGGAGATTTATCGCGCTCTGTATCATCGTTTCGACGTGCTCAAAGAAGAAAAATGGATACGATTACTTCCTCATCGCACTCTAACCCAACTGCGCCAAGGCACTGGCAGTGACGCTGGCTATCAACTGACCGTCACCAATGCACTTAGCCAACAGCAAGAAACCCATGCCGCCGATGTTGTGATTCTGGCGACCGGATTTGTAGCGCCGACCCCGGCCTGTTTAAGTGACATTTTGCCACTCCTCGATTTGGACGAGAATAATCGCTACACCATGGACAGCAACTTTGAATTGCAATGGGAAGGCCAAGCTACCAATAAGATTTTTGCGGTCAATGCCGGATTACATTCTCATGGGATTGCCGAGCCTCAATTAAGTTTAATGGCGTGGCGCAGTGCCAAAATCATTAACGCCTTAGTATCACGCGACGCATTCGACCTATCAACGCATCAAGGAATGATCGAATGGCTCACCCACCAGCCAGCAATGGAGCCGGTGAGCTCGCCACTGTAA
- a CDS encoding GNAT family N-acetyltransferase/peptidase C39 family protein: MIFRLAELADLTDLNTLEQQVFTGDTISPRQMKRFLVSSHSVIFVAADDARVVGYALLLFHKGTQLSRLYSIAVHSHYRGQKIAQSLLELCEQAALDQGSATLRLEVREDNISARKLYEKLGFQPLKILVHYYDDLANGLRMQKRLTLSQNKCLLPIPLYIQTTPFTCGAACLLMSFSALNQQQDLSRTLELQLWREATTIYMASGHGGCSGHGLALAAKRRGYEVELWTQSNSTPFIDSVRDHTKKDVIQLVHEDFCQQIAQQNIVLIETPPTITQLEDWVHSGACVLLLISTYRFNGNKEPHWIILSGVSEKFFFIHDPYSNNKMDIAGLAYIPVSKTSLSQIIGFGKQKHTACVIIRAPKPSV; the protein is encoded by the coding sequence ATGATATTTCGCTTAGCGGAGTTGGCTGATCTCACTGATCTCAACACATTAGAACAACAAGTATTTACAGGTGACACGATTTCACCTCGTCAAATGAAGCGGTTTCTTGTTTCGTCACATAGTGTGATTTTTGTCGCTGCTGATGACGCTCGAGTGGTGGGGTATGCATTATTGCTATTCCATAAAGGCACCCAACTCTCTCGGTTATATTCGATTGCAGTACATTCTCACTATCGAGGGCAAAAAATTGCGCAGAGCTTGCTTGAATTGTGTGAACAAGCGGCTCTTGATCAAGGCTCTGCTACATTACGACTAGAAGTGCGGGAAGACAATATCTCAGCACGAAAATTGTATGAAAAATTGGGCTTTCAACCCCTAAAAATTCTCGTCCATTATTACGATGATTTGGCCAATGGGCTACGAATGCAAAAGAGGCTGACGCTTAGCCAAAATAAGTGCTTGTTGCCGATTCCGCTTTATATTCAAACCACGCCTTTTACGTGTGGAGCCGCCTGTTTATTGATGAGTTTTTCGGCATTAAATCAACAGCAAGACCTCTCGAGAACGCTAGAATTACAATTATGGCGGGAAGCCACGACCATTTATATGGCCTCGGGGCATGGCGGGTGCAGTGGTCATGGCTTAGCATTGGCGGCCAAACGTCGCGGTTACGAGGTGGAGCTCTGGACGCAGTCGAATTCAACCCCGTTTATTGATAGTGTCAGAGATCACACTAAGAAAGACGTGATACAGTTAGTACACGAAGATTTTTGTCAGCAAATCGCACAGCAAAACATCGTGCTGATTGAGACCCCGCCTACGATTACGCAATTGGAGGATTGGGTGCATTCGGGCGCTTGCGTATTGCTCCTGATCAGCACTTATCGGTTTAACGGCAATAAAGAGCCTCATTGGATCATTCTGAGTGGGGTCAGTGAGAAATTTTTCTTTATTCACGACCCATACTCAAACAATAAAATGGACATTGCTGGGTTGGCTTATATCCCCGTGAGTAAAACCAGCTTGTCGCAAATTATTGGGTTCGGCAAACAAAAGCACACCGCTTGCGTCATTATTCGCGCTCCAAAACCCAGTGTGTGA
- a CDS encoding TonB-dependent receptor, with translation MNSRKGRFKLSLIALAVAATQTAYADETPQPTSAEKIVVVSSRTPKAISDIPGTVWYIGSQQIEQEYRAGKSLGEILAATIPSLDVSSGGRTNYGQNLRGREILVMIDGVSLQSSRKISRYMDSIDPFNIERIEVLSGANSIYGAGASGGVINIITKKAHNKELEFESYVGTSSGFNNHDDFDYKIGQSVSGGTDKVKARLSAIYTENQGYYDGHGDIVTPDITQGSLQYNKTWDILGTMGIDLSDTQHINLLAQYYDSQQDSPYGLYIVDGDFVDVRKGFDSDREQGTTRTMLSASYVNDAFLGHQLLAQASYRKEDQTFTPYYQASGQQVTDVYSLKVALSKQFDRLHLVYGIDSYLDKFDSNQALYDADIANNSGNLVNRIFAKVGRYPNIDVSSVAAFMQADYDLTSDWSISGGVRYQYLYNDIDDFVAYKQQRSIACGQGTTADAVPGGNTDYSVALFNLGTIYHLNNESQVWANFSQGFDLADPSKYYGQGNYTRVGDNWQLNDSINVGDSKMSAIKTDSFELGYRFDNGIWNLQTAAYYSQSDHSVSYNKTTLLIEDVNDKKRVYGLEAMVSYWLNDNLQVGTSGHYVKSETQNDDGDWDAVSAGKASTSKASAWIGWQQDDLALKLQSQTMFSYHDDDDNKLSGYTTFDLVGSYQLPVGSLGFGVQNLLDRDYTNIWGQRAQITYAAHYDKAAYDYKGRGRTYTLNYQVKY, from the coding sequence ATGAACTCAAGAAAAGGACGCTTCAAACTGTCTTTGATTGCCCTAGCCGTGGCAGCCACCCAAACCGCTTACGCAGACGAAACACCTCAGCCAACGTCGGCAGAAAAAATCGTGGTGGTTTCCAGCCGTACACCGAAAGCCATCAGTGATATCCCGGGTACCGTTTGGTATATCGGGTCACAGCAGATTGAACAAGAGTATCGCGCAGGCAAAAGCCTTGGAGAAATTCTTGCCGCCACCATTCCTTCATTGGATGTCAGCAGTGGCGGTCGCACCAACTATGGTCAAAACCTGCGTGGTCGCGAAATATTGGTGATGATTGATGGCGTATCATTGCAATCATCGCGCAAAATTAGCCGTTACATGGACTCTATCGACCCCTTTAATATTGAACGTATCGAGGTATTGTCCGGAGCTAACTCTATTTATGGGGCGGGCGCATCAGGCGGTGTGATCAACATTATTACCAAGAAAGCACACAACAAAGAGCTCGAATTTGAATCCTATGTGGGCACCAGCTCCGGCTTTAACAACCATGATGATTTTGACTATAAGATCGGTCAATCGGTCTCTGGCGGGACGGATAAGGTTAAAGCGCGTCTTTCGGCAATCTATACTGAAAATCAAGGTTACTACGATGGACATGGTGACATCGTCACTCCTGATATCACCCAAGGCTCTCTGCAATACAACAAAACCTGGGACATTCTTGGCACCATGGGGATCGACCTGTCAGACACCCAGCACATCAACTTGTTAGCGCAATATTATGACAGCCAACAAGATTCGCCCTACGGACTCTACATTGTCGACGGCGACTTTGTTGATGTGCGTAAAGGCTTCGATTCGGATCGCGAACAAGGCACCACACGCACCATGCTCAGTGCCTCTTACGTGAATGATGCATTCTTAGGGCACCAGTTACTTGCGCAAGCGTCTTATCGCAAAGAAGACCAAACCTTCACCCCTTACTATCAAGCATCCGGCCAGCAAGTCACCGATGTCTACAGTTTGAAGGTCGCCTTGTCCAAACAGTTTGACCGTTTGCATCTTGTGTATGGGATCGACAGCTACTTAGATAAATTCGACAGTAACCAAGCCTTATACGATGCCGATATCGCCAATAACTCGGGTAACTTGGTTAACCGTATCTTTGCGAAAGTGGGGCGCTACCCTAATATCGACGTCAGCTCGGTCGCGGCCTTCATGCAAGCAGACTATGACCTGACCAGTGATTGGAGCATCAGTGGCGGGGTACGCTACCAATACCTTTATAATGACATTGATGACTTCGTCGCCTACAAACAGCAACGCAGCATCGCATGTGGCCAAGGCACCACCGCCGACGCCGTACCGGGCGGAAATACCGATTACAGTGTCGCCCTATTCAACCTCGGTACCATCTACCATTTGAATAACGAATCTCAAGTGTGGGCAAACTTCTCTCAAGGGTTTGATTTAGCAGATCCGTCTAAATATTATGGACAAGGCAACTACACGCGAGTCGGCGATAATTGGCAACTGAATGACAGCATCAATGTCGGTGATTCTAAAATGTCCGCCATTAAAACCGACAGTTTTGAACTTGGCTACCGCTTCGATAACGGCATTTGGAACCTACAAACGGCCGCCTACTACTCGCAATCAGATCACTCGGTTAGTTACAACAAGACCACGTTACTGATTGAAGACGTTAATGATAAAAAACGCGTTTACGGCTTAGAAGCGATGGTGTCTTACTGGCTCAACGATAACCTGCAAGTGGGAACCTCCGGTCATTATGTGAAATCTGAGACTCAAAATGATGACGGCGACTGGGATGCCGTGTCGGCCGGTAAGGCGAGTACGTCGAAAGCCAGCGCTTGGATTGGTTGGCAACAAGATGACCTCGCACTGAAATTACAAAGCCAAACCATGTTTAGCTATCATGACGACGATGACAACAAACTCAGTGGCTACACCACGTTTGATTTAGTCGGTAGCTACCAATTGCCAGTCGGCAGCCTTGGCTTTGGTGTGCAAAACTTGCTTGATAGAGACTACACCAACATTTGGGGGCAACGTGCGCAAATCACCTATGCCGCGCATTACGATAAAGCCGCATACGATTACAAAGGCCGCGGACGTACCTATACGTTAAACTATCAAGTGAAATACTAA
- a CDS encoding RimK family protein: protein MTKLLIVTDEMKDWSEYFPSEQVITVEHYLDSGDERSTKNLQVVNLCSDYAYMSSGYYCSLMAEARGHRVIPRVMTINDISKPFLLSSDILKFKELPKDTTSIDCKVYFGRTPEPSLEKLARHLFEQFMVPIIELTLEKVHGQWQLQKMGPFPFQLLSDPEQDFFIESLELFSSKVWRKPKQKKQYRYDIALLTDSSEAMPPSDAGALKHFKRAANHLGMNVEILSPNDLSRLGEFDGLFIRATTNISNFTYQFAKTAEKLGLIVMDDSESIMKCTNKVFLTELLARNHISAPNSVIVKSFDQEWQGKLMQQLDFPMVLKIPDGAFSRGVVKVKNQEELSSEASALFEKSALILAQAFMPTDYDWRIGILNRQPIYACKYMMSRGHWQIYQHHNSGRVSSGGYETLDIKQAPKMVVDTALKAANLIGNGLYGVDLKEVDGKVYVIEVNDNPSIDHHVEDAFLGDALYDRVMSEFLRRMQIRGL, encoded by the coding sequence ATGACTAAACTGCTTATTGTGACTGACGAAATGAAGGATTGGAGTGAATACTTCCCGTCAGAACAAGTGATCACCGTGGAACACTATTTGGATTCAGGCGATGAACGCTCGACCAAAAACTTACAAGTTGTCAATTTATGCAGTGACTACGCTTATATGAGCAGTGGCTACTATTGCTCATTGATGGCAGAAGCGCGTGGGCATCGAGTGATCCCGCGAGTGATGACCATAAACGATATCAGCAAACCCTTTTTACTCTCTTCAGATATATTAAAATTCAAAGAGTTACCGAAGGATACTACCTCCATTGACTGTAAAGTTTACTTTGGTCGAACCCCAGAGCCGAGCTTAGAAAAGCTCGCTCGTCATTTGTTTGAACAGTTCATGGTACCGATCATCGAGTTAACGTTAGAAAAGGTACACGGACAGTGGCAATTGCAGAAAATGGGGCCATTTCCGTTTCAATTATTAAGCGATCCAGAACAAGACTTTTTTATTGAGTCCTTGGAATTATTTTCGAGCAAAGTTTGGCGTAAACCCAAACAAAAGAAACAATATCGCTACGATATTGCGCTTCTCACTGACTCAAGCGAAGCGATGCCGCCGTCAGATGCTGGCGCACTGAAACATTTTAAACGGGCCGCCAATCATTTAGGGATGAATGTAGAAATACTGTCACCCAATGATCTTTCTCGGTTAGGGGAGTTTGATGGGCTGTTCATTCGCGCGACCACCAACATTAGCAACTTCACCTATCAATTTGCTAAGACGGCGGAAAAGTTGGGGCTCATCGTCATGGACGACTCAGAGTCCATTATGAAATGCACCAATAAAGTCTTTCTCACAGAGCTGTTAGCGCGCAATCACATCTCAGCGCCTAACAGTGTGATAGTGAAAAGCTTTGATCAAGAGTGGCAAGGAAAGCTAATGCAACAACTTGATTTTCCGATGGTTCTGAAAATTCCCGATGGCGCTTTCTCACGCGGGGTGGTGAAGGTGAAAAACCAAGAAGAGCTTTCAAGCGAAGCCTCGGCACTCTTTGAGAAAAGTGCCTTAATCTTGGCGCAAGCGTTCATGCCCACGGACTATGACTGGCGAATCGGCATCTTGAACCGCCAACCGATTTATGCCTGCAAATACATGATGAGCCGCGGACATTGGCAAATTTACCAACACCACAATAGTGGCCGAGTGTCTTCTGGGGGCTATGAAACCTTGGATATCAAACAGGCCCCAAAAATGGTGGTTGATACGGCGCTAAAAGCGGCCAACCTTATTGGCAACGGTTTGTACGGCGTGGATTTAAAAGAAGTCGATGGCAAGGTATACGTCATAGAAGTCAACGACAACCCGAGCATCGACCACCACGTCGAAGACGCGTTTTTAGGTGATGCGCTGTATGATCGAGTGATGTCGGAATTTCTACGCCGCATGCAAATACGCGGCCTATAA